The following coding sequences lie in one Rutidosis leptorrhynchoides isolate AG116_Rl617_1_P2 chromosome 6, CSIRO_AGI_Rlap_v1, whole genome shotgun sequence genomic window:
- the LOC139851775 gene encoding ABC transporter D family member 2, chloroplastic isoform X2 — protein sequence MIELNTLINSSSNVTAIGYNNSPNRLNHNKSFSYFTINKPIPFQSHKFLLMKRRNKFTPLSSSTSSSTADPPLTPPPPPPAETDQRKGPDLQTLYRRFYKVAAPYWFSDDKVQARIQLASVFALTLGTTGISVGFNFLGRDFYNALANKDQEQFTTQLTYYLAAFAGGIPVFVFRDYARETLALRWRSWMTNYYMERYLKNQTFYQIQSQSIIDNPDQRIVDDLSSFTGTSLSFSLTLFNALVDLISFSNILFGIYPPLFVILLVYSIGGTVISIYLGKGLVNLNFMQEKMEADFRYGLVRVRENAESIAFYGGEENEIKLLLQRFRSAFGNLTQLLISSRNLEFFTNGYRYLIQILPAAVVAPMFFSGKIEFGVINQSVSAFNHILGDFSLIVYQFQAISAFSAVIDRLGEFDDVLDSTSSNGPVEDVNEIQLTYCNVNDSTFSKSRKALNFQKLLEIESLSVQTPTNKALLIRDLSLEVCSNEHLLVTGPSGSGKTSLLRAIAGLWRTGGGNITFYAKYTPDLAPNEENVNSDKVSKYRDFKGVFFLPQRPYMVLGTLRQQLLYPTWPDVLDSPSHNSKSTDSMPFVEDVSARSMQPSTDDLVQALEDVHLGYLLSRYSGLDTTNEWSSVLSLGEQQRLAFARLLLSQPDLVLLDESTSALDEANEAHLYEKINAAGITYISIGHRSSLRKFHKKALRISPIDVGSDHPNWSIEPLEEGAIFNTL from the exons CAGTTATTTTACCATTAATAAACCAATTCCATTTCAATCGCACAAATTTCTTCTCATGAAACGCAGAAACAAATTCACACCTCTTTCGTCTTCAACGTCATCATCTACGGCAGATCCGCCGCtcacaccgccaccaccaccaccggccGAAACTGACCAG AGAAAGGGACCTGATCTACAGACGCTATATCGGAGATTTTATAAAGTAGCTGCACCGTATTGGTTTTCAGATGATAAGGTTCAAGCAAGGATACAATTAGCTTCTGTATTTGCCCTAACTTTAGGAACCACCGGAATTAGCGTCGGTTTTAATTTTCTCGGTCGCGATTTCTATAATGCCCTAGCTA ATAAGGATCAAGAACAGTTTACAACGCAACTCACGTACTACCTTGCTGCTTTCGCCGGTGGAATTCCG GTTTTTGTTTTTAGAGATTATGCAAGAGAAACTCTTGCTTTGAGGTGGAGATCATGGATGACAAACTATTACATGGAACGATATCTGAAAAATCAGACATTTTACCAAATACAGTCTCAGTCGATTATTGATAATCCAGATCAACGAATCGTTGATGATTTAAGCTCTTTCACTGGAACATCACTTTCGTTCTCATTGACACTCTTCAATGCCTTGGTGGACTTGATATCGTTTAGCAACATATTGTTTGGCATATATCCACCTCTTTTTGTTATTCTATTAGTGTATTCAATTGGCGGAACAGTCATTAGCATTTACCTTGGAAAG GGGCTGGTAAACTTGAATTTCATGCAAGAGAAAATGGAAGCAGATTTCCGTTATGGGCTTGTACGTGTCCGAGAAAATGCCGAGTCAATTGCGTTTTATGGTGGCGAGGAGAATGAAATCAAACTCCTTTTGCAGCGTTTCCGAAGTGCTTTTGGGAATTTAACT CAATTGTTGATATCctcaagaaatctagagtttttcacCAATGGTTATCGCTACCTGATTCAGATTCTCCCAGCTGCAGTTGTTGCACCAATGTTTTTCTCTGGGAAGATTGAATTTGGTGTTATAAATCAGTCTGTTTCCGCCTTTAATCATATTCTTGGAGATTTTTCCCTCATTGTATATCAATTTCAGGCTATCAGTGCCTTTTCAGCTGTCATTGATCGACTAG GGGAATTTGATGATGTTTTGGACAGCACCAGTTCTAATGGTCCTGTGGAAGACGTAAATGAGATTCAACTAACATATTGCAATGTAAATGATTCAACTTTTTCCAAATCCAGAAAAGCTTTAAATTTCCAAAAACTCTTGGAAATTGAAAGTTTGAGTGTACAGACTCCTACAAATAAAGCCCTACTTATCAGAGATCTGTCACTGGAAGTATGCAGCAACGAGCATTTACTG GTCACTGGACCAAGTGGGAGTGGGAAAACATCTTTGTTAAGAGCTATTGCTGGTCTTTGGCGTACTGGTGGAGGCAACATTACTTTTTATGCTAAATATACACCAGATCTGGCTCCTAATGAAGAAAATGTAAATAGTGATAAAGTATCAAAATACCGGGATTTTAAAGGTGTATTTTTCCTTCCACAAAGGCCATACATGGTTTTAGGAACCCTCAGACAACAGTTGCTTTATCCCACATGGCCTGATGTTCTAGATTCTCCATCGCACAACTCTAAATCAACTG ATTCAATGCCTTTCGTTGAAGATGTATCTGCTAGATCTATGCAGCCTAGTACGGATGATTTAGTTCAAGCGTTAGAAGATGTGCATCTTGGCTATTTGTTATCACGTTATAGTGGTCTTGATACAACCAATGAATGGTCTAGCGTTCTTTCACTCGGTGAGCAGCAACGGCTCGCGTTTGCTCGCTTGTTGCTTTCTCAACCTGACCTTGTTCTTTTGGATGAATCTACCAGTGCTCTAGATGAAGCTAATGAG GCTCACTTGTATGAAAAGATTAATGCAGCAGGAATCACCTATATAAGTATTGGCCATCGTTCAAGCCTTCGTAAATTCCATAAAAAGGCTTTGCGTATCTCACCAATAGACGTGGGCTCTGACCATCCTAATTGGTCTATAGAACCCTTGGAAGAAGGGGCGATATTCAACACCCTATAA
- the LOC139851775 gene encoding ABC transporter D family member 2, chloroplastic isoform X1, with product MIELNTLINSSSNVTAIGYNNSPNRLNHNKSFSYFTINKPIPFQSHKFLLMKRRNKFTPLSSSTSSSTADPPLTPPPPPPAETDQNVQRKGPDLQTLYRRFYKVAAPYWFSDDKVQARIQLASVFALTLGTTGISVGFNFLGRDFYNALANKDQEQFTTQLTYYLAAFAGGIPVFVFRDYARETLALRWRSWMTNYYMERYLKNQTFYQIQSQSIIDNPDQRIVDDLSSFTGTSLSFSLTLFNALVDLISFSNILFGIYPPLFVILLVYSIGGTVISIYLGKGLVNLNFMQEKMEADFRYGLVRVRENAESIAFYGGEENEIKLLLQRFRSAFGNLTQLLISSRNLEFFTNGYRYLIQILPAAVVAPMFFSGKIEFGVINQSVSAFNHILGDFSLIVYQFQAISAFSAVIDRLGEFDDVLDSTSSNGPVEDVNEIQLTYCNVNDSTFSKSRKALNFQKLLEIESLSVQTPTNKALLIRDLSLEVCSNEHLLVTGPSGSGKTSLLRAIAGLWRTGGGNITFYAKYTPDLAPNEENVNSDKVSKYRDFKGVFFLPQRPYMVLGTLRQQLLYPTWPDVLDSPSHNSKSTDSMPFVEDVSARSMQPSTDDLVQALEDVHLGYLLSRYSGLDTTNEWSSVLSLGEQQRLAFARLLLSQPDLVLLDESTSALDEANEAHLYEKINAAGITYISIGHRSSLRKFHKKALRISPIDVGSDHPNWSIEPLEEGAIFNTL from the exons CAGTTATTTTACCATTAATAAACCAATTCCATTTCAATCGCACAAATTTCTTCTCATGAAACGCAGAAACAAATTCACACCTCTTTCGTCTTCAACGTCATCATCTACGGCAGATCCGCCGCtcacaccgccaccaccaccaccggccGAAACTGACCAG AATGTGCAGAGAAAGGGACCTGATCTACAGACGCTATATCGGAGATTTTATAAAGTAGCTGCACCGTATTGGTTTTCAGATGATAAGGTTCAAGCAAGGATACAATTAGCTTCTGTATTTGCCCTAACTTTAGGAACCACCGGAATTAGCGTCGGTTTTAATTTTCTCGGTCGCGATTTCTATAATGCCCTAGCTA ATAAGGATCAAGAACAGTTTACAACGCAACTCACGTACTACCTTGCTGCTTTCGCCGGTGGAATTCCG GTTTTTGTTTTTAGAGATTATGCAAGAGAAACTCTTGCTTTGAGGTGGAGATCATGGATGACAAACTATTACATGGAACGATATCTGAAAAATCAGACATTTTACCAAATACAGTCTCAGTCGATTATTGATAATCCAGATCAACGAATCGTTGATGATTTAAGCTCTTTCACTGGAACATCACTTTCGTTCTCATTGACACTCTTCAATGCCTTGGTGGACTTGATATCGTTTAGCAACATATTGTTTGGCATATATCCACCTCTTTTTGTTATTCTATTAGTGTATTCAATTGGCGGAACAGTCATTAGCATTTACCTTGGAAAG GGGCTGGTAAACTTGAATTTCATGCAAGAGAAAATGGAAGCAGATTTCCGTTATGGGCTTGTACGTGTCCGAGAAAATGCCGAGTCAATTGCGTTTTATGGTGGCGAGGAGAATGAAATCAAACTCCTTTTGCAGCGTTTCCGAAGTGCTTTTGGGAATTTAACT CAATTGTTGATATCctcaagaaatctagagtttttcacCAATGGTTATCGCTACCTGATTCAGATTCTCCCAGCTGCAGTTGTTGCACCAATGTTTTTCTCTGGGAAGATTGAATTTGGTGTTATAAATCAGTCTGTTTCCGCCTTTAATCATATTCTTGGAGATTTTTCCCTCATTGTATATCAATTTCAGGCTATCAGTGCCTTTTCAGCTGTCATTGATCGACTAG GGGAATTTGATGATGTTTTGGACAGCACCAGTTCTAATGGTCCTGTGGAAGACGTAAATGAGATTCAACTAACATATTGCAATGTAAATGATTCAACTTTTTCCAAATCCAGAAAAGCTTTAAATTTCCAAAAACTCTTGGAAATTGAAAGTTTGAGTGTACAGACTCCTACAAATAAAGCCCTACTTATCAGAGATCTGTCACTGGAAGTATGCAGCAACGAGCATTTACTG GTCACTGGACCAAGTGGGAGTGGGAAAACATCTTTGTTAAGAGCTATTGCTGGTCTTTGGCGTACTGGTGGAGGCAACATTACTTTTTATGCTAAATATACACCAGATCTGGCTCCTAATGAAGAAAATGTAAATAGTGATAAAGTATCAAAATACCGGGATTTTAAAGGTGTATTTTTCCTTCCACAAAGGCCATACATGGTTTTAGGAACCCTCAGACAACAGTTGCTTTATCCCACATGGCCTGATGTTCTAGATTCTCCATCGCACAACTCTAAATCAACTG ATTCAATGCCTTTCGTTGAAGATGTATCTGCTAGATCTATGCAGCCTAGTACGGATGATTTAGTTCAAGCGTTAGAAGATGTGCATCTTGGCTATTTGTTATCACGTTATAGTGGTCTTGATACAACCAATGAATGGTCTAGCGTTCTTTCACTCGGTGAGCAGCAACGGCTCGCGTTTGCTCGCTTGTTGCTTTCTCAACCTGACCTTGTTCTTTTGGATGAATCTACCAGTGCTCTAGATGAAGCTAATGAG GCTCACTTGTATGAAAAGATTAATGCAGCAGGAATCACCTATATAAGTATTGGCCATCGTTCAAGCCTTCGTAAATTCCATAAAAAGGCTTTGCGTATCTCACCAATAGACGTGGGCTCTGACCATCCTAATTGGTCTATAGAACCCTTGGAAGAAGGGGCGATATTCAACACCCTATAA
- the LOC139855653 gene encoding uncharacterized protein, translating into MLLHNCSFLSTSNRLLHSINQTNKLHYDDDYTTTNRGYPITRRRRRRRRRRTVNVSSMLASISVGTDMIVEIAHNKALIAATVCGAFGQLAKPFAASILYQKDFDLKSVFQAGGFPSTHSSAAVATAMSVGLERGFSDSVFGLAVVFAALTMYDAQGVRREVGVHARTLNKALTTNQPNTYSSSKKLSLNPESGNSHKMDETSNLSPVITSDRRVNSSCLTDDIGNGSESSGPISSPLKESIGHTEIEVAAGALLGLVASLVVYSL; encoded by the exons ATGTTGCTTCACAATTGTAGCTTCTTATCTACTTCAAATAGATTATTACATTCCATAAATCAAACCAACAAACTCCATTACGATGATGATTATACGACTACTAATCGTGGTTACCCGattacaagaagaagaagaagaagaagaagaagaagaacagtcaATGTTTCGTCTATGCTTGCGTCTATCAGTGTTGGAACTGATATGATTGTTGAAATTGCTCATAATAAG GCGCTGATAGCAGCAACTGTTTGTGGTGCATTTGGACAGTTGGCGAAACCTTTTGCAGCTTCCATTTTGTATCAAAAAGATTTTGATCTAAAATCTGTGTTTCAAGCTGGAGGCTTTCCTTCAACTCATTCTTCT GCAGCTGTGGCTACTGCAATGTCTGTTGGTTTGGAAAG GGGTTTCTCGGATTCAGTTTTTGGTTTGGCAGTTGTCTTTGCTGCTCTTACTATGTATGATGCACAG GGTGTTAGAAGGGAAGTGGGAGTTCATGCAAGAACATTAAACAAAGCATTAACCACAAACCAACCAAATACATATTCCTCATCAAAAAAATTGTCGTTGAATCCAGAATCTGGCAACTCTCACAAGATGGATGAAACAAGTAATCTTAGCCCAGTTATTACATCTGATAGGAGAGTGAACTCATCCTGCTTAACCGATGACATTGGAAATGGTTCAGAAAGCAGTGGTCCTATATCTAGTCCACTGAAAGAATCCATTGGTCATACTGAAATTGAAGTCGCCGCAGGTGCCTTGTTGGGCTTAGTGGCGAGTTTAGTAGTCTACTCACTTTGA